The Anastrepha obliqua isolate idAnaObli1 chromosome 5, idAnaObli1_1.0, whole genome shotgun sequence DNA window atacgtgCAAACAATAACAGCCGCAATAAGTATAGCAAAGCCGCCTCGTACGGCGAGCAACTCAAACGGAATACTCACCGGTTTTAGGTAATCTTATCGCGGCGTCATTGTCAATTTGGCGCTGTTGGCGCGACGGCTGCTCATACAAGCATACTCGTACATTTCTAGTGAATGCAGCGAATGGCAATATTTACGGTGCGGCGGTATGCTGTCGATGTTGCAAGTTAGCCAATTTTGGCGCATTGCGCACACTTGTTGaacttttgctttgctttgcgtGTCTGCATATCGATGCAGGAACAAAGATAACATTTTTGTGGCGTTAGAAGTGCTTGGCAGTTGACTTGGCGAGGCTTGAGGCTGAGGCTGATGCTGAGGTTGGGATTGGGGCTGAAATGGAGACGGAAATGGAGTCGGAGTCGGAGGCGGTGGATATCTGTAAGTGTGGTAGATGGGCCAAGAGGGGCTAACAAGATTACCAAATCATTAATGCGCATAAGCTGACAATTAATTGGTCAGTTTTGCATTTGCGTTTGCGTGTTTAACCAGCCACCACTCTCTTCTCTGCTCTTACTTACTGTTCTTTTTTGGTGGATAATGtaactaataaatataaatcatgATAAACTGACAAAGATTGTAGCTGAATGAGCTTTAACTATGCGATAACTACTGTGTACATAatgagatatatgtatgtatgtatgtgtgtatgcgtgtgtaagTGAgtagttatttttatataaattttaatatgtggCTACGTGAGCCTGGTATATTAAAAGGTTAGTTGATTTGACCTGAAATTTTAAGGCGCATTTCAAAACAACTTTTGGAGAATGTTTCGGCTTATATGTAAAATTGTGGGAATTAgtcgaattaaaaatttcaaatgattatcTGAAAAGGAAAAACTCGGCAAAACTCTTAGGCAGCTCAATTTAATTGCTATGTTATGattatatgtattgtattatgtcgcgttatgttatgtttcgttatgttgtgttatgttttgttcttaagagttttttatgttatgttaagtatgttacgtaattttatgttttattatgtcacgttattggagacattttaacattatacagtagattctgtttttatgcggttttgaaatagtgcaggttttttttaattaaagaatgcatgtcgacctatcgggaattgtacatataaacaagattctaaaccagctaagcaaaaactcatcacagattatatcaaaaatgctaaccctacaagtatggaaccgcctgcatcaccatccagatcagacgtgtacatttcctcaagtgacggaagtgattttacgccaaatcctaaacgaatgcgcaatatttcagattcatgctttctatggaacgtatctatagttataatatgggactggTACCCTttatttatgcgattttattacattatttcagatttatgcggttcttagcacttttgaaatgtatctatagttttactatagaacttgttggttttttttcctgtttttttatgatgtttcttgcggaacgtatatactgcataaaaacagaatctactgtattcaaaatattatgtacatatgttttgtTAAGTTACggtattttatgttttgttatgttattttatgttatgttatgttatgttatgttatgttatgttatgttatgttatgttatgttatgttatgttatgttatgttatgttatgttaagttatgttatgttatgttatgttatgttatgttatgttatgttatgttatgttatgttatgttatgttatgttatgttatgttatgttatgttatgttatgttatgttatgttatgttatgttatgttatgttatgttatgttatgttatgttatgttatgttatgttatgttatgttatgttatgttatgttatgttatgttatgttatgttatgttatgttatgttatgttatgttatgttatgttatgttatgttatgttatgttatgttatgttatgttatgttatgttatgttatgttatgttatgttatgttatgttatgttatgttatgttatgttatgttatgttatgttatgttatgttatgttatgttatgttatgttatgttatgttatgttatgttatgttatgttatgttatgttatgttatgttatgttatgttatgttatgttatgttatgttatgttatgttatgttatgttatgttatgttatgttatgttaagttatgttattttatgctatgttatattatgttacgTTATGCTATGttacgtttttcttttttatgttatttttaatatgtttcgTGTTATCGCAAATATTCTTAGCACAAtatatacaacaaaaatatgtttaaaacttTATGAAATATCTATGTTAATGTTTCTTACGTAagtttatgtttttatcttgttattcttttttaaagtatgtaaattttatttctttatttaattttatttcatgtttcgagtataaaaaaattatatattatattatattttgttttgctatgtTAAGTTGTTtagtgttatgttatgttgtgttatttaatttaattttatattattttgatttttaaaaaataaattttcatttaccgCCATACATACATCCGTATCTATTATACATAATAAAATAccacttcaaaaagaaaaaacaatgcgGCGCAAATAAATCGTAATACCACACACGAATTAAAATACATATCAGCCTCACATGTGTGCTTACATAAATGAATACACATGAATACACACTCGTATGCACTATATGCACCTCAAATTCTATTCTTCGCCTCGTGCTGGTGTAAATTTGCTCTCATATTTggataacttttaattttatctttcgAATGCATTTTGCTTCGCGCCAAAAATTGTCTTTAAATGGGAAATAAACACAAACAATACAATCAAAATAATCAAGAAAATCGTGTAGATTATTTTTCCTCCGCATAGGTGCAGCTACGAAATGACATTTATGACCACAGGCATTGCGAAGAACTTGAATGAACGGGCGAAGGCGTATGGAAAATGGGCATGTCGTGATGTCTTTGGTTGGAATTTTATTTACCTTCAAAgcacaaaataaagaatttatatgtgtaaatatatacatgtgtgtgtgtgtgcgcatttTAAGAAGCATACTGGTATAACCTAGCCCAATGTGAGTGTCGTTTGTCGCAGtcgtaaattattattttttttttttttttattaaaaaatcgacCTTCACGTTTCCTTATTTAGATAAATAGTACacgaaaatacatatgtacatgtctcTTGAATACTATTTGTAATtgtttggtatttatttttgattgtttgAATACATTTTCATATGCAGACATTTTTCACAGTAAACTGTGGCGCCTCGTtccgtacatatttatttagtcCACTTATGGAGTGTGCGATCAAAGGCAAGCGTGTGGCTTTGTTTGCTTATTGCAACTTGTTCTTGGAAATCGCCGACTAAAATGTCCCATCAAAAGGCGTGTGGTAAATAGTCTCTTCTGAAAAGTCCGATTCAGCATCAGTGAGCGAAATGATTTTGTTGAACGGGTTCCGATTCTCGGTTTATCGCTAGTTTTAGAGTGTACTCTTAGGTTCTTAGAGTAATACAACTTCTAGAGGTGCACTAAGTCATATTGGAATTGAGTTCAGGAATCTCTGTTCGAAACCCTGCTCACAGGTCTATTCTGCACGTAACCCAACAACAACTTGAAACATATCACTGGGTAACAATCGTGtgggatgaggtactgtgaagAGCAGAGGCACAGAAGACGATGAGGTCAAAGTGAAAAtctcatttttattcatttactcATTCAACAATTGTGTGCGGAATATGAAATggctgtttttccaaaaaaaaaacaaattattttttcaatttaattcttAACCTCCTTTTACTACTTtcgaaaatcttttcaccaaatgttaaaatttaaattaaaaaaatttttatttagtatcgaactttttaaatttgattttctcgaaattaattgtttaatattctaaaaactcaagttttaaagttttttcgaaaatggatttttattatactttttataatttcattttcgtcaaataaactttttaattttcttaaaactctcaactcaactcaagttttaaaattcttaaaagtaagtaaaatatttaaaagaaatttttgtagtgaaacttcttaggcgtcgatggacgagcgaaaatggagagtaaaatttcaagcccatacaacgttttgggcattttcgttccgcgagagagaaaagagATATAACATAgaagaaaaggagagagagagagagctatacctttcatatatcttagatacaccttTGGCTATTTGTCcggagtttttccttgtggttgccaaTTTCTgttgagaaataacactgcctactttttggcgcttgtttgttggtgcaaacttgtaggaaatatatttttggtgcctactttttggcgttattttTCCTTGGAGCCTACTGTTtgaggcgttttttggtcccaattttttggcgttttttgttggtgcctactttttggggtTTGtctccgtttcctggctagtgcttgtgcgctttatagtgctatccattccggcggcGGACTTAttagtattgccttgcggtaattagTGCCGTTACTACAgccctggaatcgctgcgtttgtgcgcgtgataaacgctcggagtagtgcgcgttgttgccacggtttgtgtccggcgtttacctctACCAgccgacccttctccgttttttgtaaattttgtctagttgtattctctgcaaatgttgtgaatttatttagatatacatacctatattatttctctctctctctctctctctcttattctcTTTTTCTTTGCCCGCCTTGAAAGTTGCACTtctatgtgtactacgctacacgcacatttttttttattatatttttgtgttttaatttcatttttgtgaaactaattttttaattttttgaaatcttccaccaaatttttaaactttttcattaataatttttttattataaattattatcatcaaatttttaaatatttttaaaaataattttttcataaattacttttcagttttattttcatgaaaataaatgtttaattttctaaagatttttttcatccaattttaaaatttttgcaaaaatgattttttttaactttttttttaatactatcaTTAAacgttaaaatattaaaaaatatatatatttatttttttaaattttatgtccgTGATGttacctttttaattttctaaaaactgtttctatcaaatttaaaaacttttcgaaaataatttatgtacgagtattacaaaattttttttttggaatattttcaaaaataatttctttattgcataactttatttgaaaatttggaactgcaaactttaaaatattttcaaaatctaaATGAGACCATcaaatttgaaaacattttgaaaataattttttattgcaaaatttgtattctcaagttttaaaatattttcaaatataatatttttattacacatttttttgatttatttattttcttgatattcagtttttaattttcaaaaaaattttccatcaaatttaaaaaaaaatcgtaaataagttttttattgcaaagattttttttttcaaatttgtaaaatatttcgtaaaattgtaaaatattttcgaaaattattttgatattattaattttttcaattttatattcttgatactaactttttaattttctaaaaattattttaatcagagtttaaagcttttcgaaaataatatttctattgtaaaatttgttttttaatatttttatctccatatttttaaatatttttaaaagtagttattttattacaatatatatttttttttcaattttattttcgtgaaattaactttttgctaaaaactcttttcataaaatttcaaaaaattttcgaacataattttttcttataaattttttttcgaaaataattttatgttaaataattttgttctaATATATATACGTGAAattaatcttttaaattttctaaaaactcttaTCATcacattttaagaaattttccgAAATGATTcgtattactaatttttttttaaatttcatctgcatgaaatgactttttttaatttgtatccccagtatttaaaaatattttcaaagaattttttttattatacattttcttCAATTCCATTTTCGGGAGATTAGATTCTTAATATACTGAAAAATGCTCAGGAAAttctaaaagtttttcgaaaacaatcttttactactcaattttttaaatccaattttcaTGATAAGTTCtacatttattgatttttttccttccAGGTCTATCAAGTCTTTTTCGTTATGCTTAAGTCAGCGAACTCACCGAGACCCGCTTCATGGATACTTGAAAAATCACTTGACGGCTTCACTTACGAATCCTGGCAGTATTTCGGCCTGAGTGATGCAGACTGTCAGCGACGTTACGGCCTAGCCGGACAAAATGGCAAATACGTTTTCGAAAATGATACTGAAGTCATTTGCACCACACAATTCTCAAAAGCGCTACCATTAGAAAACGGTGAATTGCACGTCTCCTTACTGAAGAATCGCCCTGGTGCCATGGATCAATCAGAAGAGCTAATGAACTTCATAACGGCGCGTTACATACGCATCCGCTTGCAGGGTATGCACACAACAGCAAATCTGGACAACAGCGTGGATTGGCTACTGGATGCACAATCACTTGAGAAACGTTCCTTCTACTCACTAAAGCAGATACGCGTAAGTGCGCGCCTCGATTGCCACGGTCATGCCGATAAGACCGTCGAGTTGGCGGAGAAGCGCGCCGATGAGGTGGAGTACGCACAACTCGCATCATCGCTGCAATGCGTCTGTCAGCACAATACCTGCGGTGCGGATTGCGGCGAATGTTGTGCACTTTATCAGGACAAGCCATTCCGTAATGGCACAACGCGTGAGGCGAACGATTGTGAGCTGTGTCAGTGCAATGGCCATGCGGAATCGTGCATTTACGATGCATTTCTGGAGCGCGGTATCTGCCAACAATGTCAGAACAATACCGCCGGCAACGAGTGTGAGTTCTGTGTTAGCGGTCATTATCGCGCGCACAATGAAACGCTCACCACACCCTGCCAACGATGCGAATGCGGCGAACGTGGCGCAACGGGCACTTGTGATCCAGAGAGTGGTGACTGCCACTGCCGCGAAGGATTTCAAGGCGCGCGCTGTGACGAATGCAGCAGCGGTTACTATGGCGAAGAATGCCGTAGATGCGAGTGTGATGTGCGCGGCACAGTACCGGACACGGAATGCGCGGGCGTATGTAAATGTAAGGCGCATGTGGCTGGCGACACCTGCAGCGAATGCTTGCCGGGCTATTATGATCTAAGCGCTGAGCAACCAGATGGTTGCGCGCCCTGCTGGTGCTCCGGTGTGGGGCTGTCGTGCAGTAGCGCAGTACTGCAGACACTCGCTTTCGAGACACTGAACGATTGGAAGGTGACGGATATGACGCGCTCCCAAGTGGCTATGCCAACAGTGGATACCAATACGAACTACCTGGTTTATGGCATGTACGATCTGAACGAGGTGGAAGCCATTTACTGGCAGGCGCCGCAAGGCTATCTCGGCAATCGCCTGACCAGCTATGGCGCACGGCTCACTATACAAGTGAGCTGGGTAACAATACGTGGCGACACATCTGGCAAACCAACAGCCGGACCAGATGTGATACTATTTGGACGGAATGGCTTGAAAATAGCTTATGGCGATACAACATATACGCGCGGCTCAACGGCCACCATTAACATCACGCTTGACGAAACGGATTGGTATCATGTGCCGCCAGCAGTGCGCGATATAAAGACGCGTTTGCGTCGCACCGAATATCATGGCTCGGCGGTGACGCGCGCCCAGCTGCTCTCTGTTCTATCGGCGCTAGATGCGTTGCTCGTACGCGGCACTTATCATACCGATCAAGTAGAAACTGCCCTGGAGCGTGTAATCATCTACTCGGGTGGTACGGAATTGGGCGCGGTGAAGGCGAGCACACGTGTTGAGCAATGCGCTTGTCCGCCGGGTTACACGGGACTCTCCTGCGAGAGCTGTGATTTCGGATTTATACGTATCTGGGAGAATGCGACAGATCATCAGTTGGTGGCCAAATGTATTCCCTGTCCATGCAATGGACATTCGAATTCGTGCGACTTGCAGAGCGGCGGTTGTGGCAACTGTATGCATAACACCTACGGCGAGcggtaagtaaaaaattaaagtgatgGTTAAAGATAACAAAGGTGGATGGAATGTGGAAGGCATTTTAATAACACAGAAGTGAAGGGGGGTGAAACTTAGAAGTTAAAGCcgagaaaatttatttgaaatgttaaaattttcagaaaaaactattttttttttttaagaaatgtttttacTTATACGTAATTGTAGTATATTCTCACTAAGAACCGTTGCCATCGTGTGGATGCCctcacataaatattttgcacaaaaaCGCCTTCATTTCGTTtcgaaaattgcaatattttaaaatttatgtttaccAGAAATAATACCCTTTGttagtagttttaaaaatatttttaaaactattttttgctaCATTCAAAACTACTTCAAtatgattttgaaaatatttctaaatttagaTACACTGAAttgtctatggataagttcgtgcagttttacaacagatggcgtaacttgattattattccatcgatccacatttccaaacattcattggagagctactgtcgtaaggcacaaacgtcagtataagttttttatttgaagcgtaaacaacaatatttttaccacacttgaaaatgtcgaatttcgtgccaaataatgtgtttttgcggggaattctttaatatgaagaaaaaagcagccgaaagttatcgtatcttggtggaagtttatggtgagcatgctctagctgagcgaacgtgccagaagtggtttgcacgctttaaaagtggtgattttggccgcgccgccaaagttcatggataccgaattggaggaattgctcgatcaagatccggctcaaacgcaagaagaggttgcaaaaactttgggagttgatcaatcaaccatttccaaacgtttaaaagccatgggaatgatccgaaattcaaatttcgaaaaaaaaccgcacgaacttattcatagacctattatataattttttgtttgtttttaattttctaaaattgaagttctttttaatttaaaaatattttagtatttgtcaTTACGTTTTTGTTATGAAATTAATAGATGTTTTACAAactatttcattaaattttagtaaatttcactgattattgttttaagtttttcctAATATATTCGAAGTTTAATTACTAAAAGGTTTCCATTTTCGAAAATTACTTTAGGTCCTCGTCTCATTgtaaatggtgttttttttggtatttctttaaaagcgtgtaaaacgaaaaggaaatatttttatttttgttttcagtattttagtttttgatccattgttaaagaacaacattttttttaccatacgAGCTTCGTTTAAAAAGTTGTccgccttcaaaaaatggtccgccaaaaaaatgtatgtcgcTGGCGACGCGGATTCCAGGACTCACAGGTGTCGAAATCAAAAAGACAAATAAGTTCTTGATTAGCATGAATGTCGATATCGTGTGAGCtacaatctttaaaaaaaaatttacaaaatggcggacgtccaaagatgaaaaaccaTTTTTGACTCTTTTTTGGGCTTTAAAAGTCCGAAAAAgttctataaatttatttttccaaataatcGTAGTTCGCACGATTGCGACATTAATTCTAcgtcattttaattttatttcatcaaaatcggttcagtagaaccgGCTATCTCTCTGTCCATTGTccatgtgaagaccattttttgaaggctgccAACTTTTTGAATCTCGTAtggccgaaaaaaaattttgttttttaacaatggatcaaaaaataaaatactgaaaacaaaaaaaattattttaaggttacataaaaaaaaaattatttttcttttttgtttcctttttaccCGCCTTTGAAGAAACATCCAAAGaagaccatttcaaatgaggagagggctttaacaatttttgctcttcatatattccatattttttcaccaaagttttctaaaaatgttgtaATCTAATGTCCTTTcattaacaatttttgttttattttctacttttcttattttaactaacaatttttttttaagaaaaatttcttaTGAAAAAGTTTCAACCTTAATTAATTTGTcagagttttaaaaatgtttttatatttatttttttcaaatgtaaattcaaaacattatttcattaaaatatttttgaaaatattgtttttatttcc harbors:
- the LOC129247389 gene encoding laminin subunit alpha-1-like, with product MFFSTSLIFLTFTPAHAATTHKTLTQQQLRSISPAQLLREYAETPLPANSSHAAFVESSIDSWTARTRVASKRLQRLEQEQQQAQHHRQQQRAQKRKKQQQEVLQPQPQKSQKHEKSRKQRERQQQKQQHVHQTQTHQASRRKTKSGLNIESNINSNEFVADNIALEDATNAAAAKATATASASAFAVNTSKRATSTQRKKNGRNGNGVSGVGGNYNGGSHNGHGIRDVGGGGQRQKLHRNVLRMLNSQSESMTGGGLFPPLFNVAPRAHITVNATCGQSGREEYCKLVDAYPHKKWATQCGICNAQSSDVAKQRPIEAVISNSNFDERWWQSPTLQYGRHFEYVTITLDLRQVYQVFFVMLKSANSPRPASWILEKSLDGFTYESWQYFGLSDADCQRRYGLAGQNGKYVFENDTEVICTTQFSKALPLENGELHVSLLKNRPGAMDQSEELMNFITARYIRIRLQGMHTTANLDNSVDWLLDAQSLEKRSFYSLKQIRVSARLDCHGHADKTVELAEKRADEVEYAQLASSLQCVCQHNTCGADCGECCALYQDKPFRNGTTREANDCELCQCNGHAESCIYDAFLERGICQQCQNNTAGNECEFCVSGHYRAHNETLTTPCQRCECGERGATGTCDPESGDCHCREGFQGARCDECSSGYYGEECRRCECDVRGTVPDTECAGVCKCKAHVAGDTCSECLPGYYDLSAEQPDGCAPCWCSGVGLSCSSAVLQTLAFETLNDWKVTDMTRSQVAMPTVDTNTNYLVYGMYDLNEVEAIYWQAPQGYLGNRLTSYGARLTIQVSWVTIRGDTSGKPTAGPDVILFGRNGLKIAYGDTTYTRGSTATINITLDETDWYHVPPAVRDIKTRLRRTEYHGSAVTRAQLLSVLSALDALLVRGTYHTDQVETALERVIIYSGGTELGAVKASTRVEQCACPPGYTGLSCESCDFGFIRIWENATDHQLVAKCIPCPCNGHSNSCDLQSGGCGNCMHNTYGERCERCKVGYYGNPLQGTEHDCKRCACPLLVDSNNFSPSCQLKTYSIMDLNPLYGVVENSEYICTQCPHGYTGDHCEMCDDGFFGNPTVQGSHCRPCNCDGGPCDVFTGQCIICDGNTEGWRCERCKLGYWGDPSMGCELCDCYTDGSDSDFCDSTNGQCLCKPRFAGQKCDECDAGYANVDLKCLPCNCNPLGAEDVDYCDPDSGQCECKRGVTGLQCDGCSEGHFGLKNESDGCEGE